In Stigmatopora nigra isolate UIUO_SnigA chromosome 18, RoL_Snig_1.1, whole genome shotgun sequence, one genomic interval encodes:
- the kcnj12a gene encoding ATP-sensitive inward rectifier potassium channel 12, giving the protein MSVGRINRYSIVSSEEEGLRLTTMHGMNGFGNGKIHTRRKCRSRFVKKNGQCNVQFANMDDKSQRYMADIFTTCVDIRWRWMLMVFTLVFVVSWLAFGLAFWVIALLHGDLDNPAGDDNFTPCVLQVNGFVAAFLFSIETQSTIGYGYRCVTEECPVAVFMVVFQSIVGCIIDCFMIGAIMAKMARPKKRAQTLLFSHNAVIAMRDGKLCLMWRVGNLRKSHIVEAHVRAQLIKPRITDEGEYIPLDQIDINVGFDKGLDRIFLVSPITILHEIDEESPLFGIGKQDLESSDFEVVVILEGMVEATAMTTQARSSYLSSEILWGHRFEPVLFEEKNLYKVDYAHFHKTYEVPSTPRCSAKDMLENKFLVPTSNSFCYENELAFLNRDEEEDDGGGGSRGLANLSPDRNSRHEFERLQATRTLDQRSYRRESEI; this is encoded by the coding sequence ATGAGCGTGGGGCGGATCAACCGCTACAGCATTGTATCATCCGAGGAAGAAGGCCTCCGCCTGACAACCATGCATGGCATGAACGGTTTTGGCAATGGCAAGATCCACACGCGACGCAAGTGTCGCAGTCGCTTTGTCAAAAAGAACGGCCAGTGCAATGTGCAGTTTGCCAACATGGATGACAAGTCCCAGCGCTACATGGCTGACATCTTCACCACCTGCGTGGATATCCGCTGGCGGTGGATGCTGATGGTCTTCACCTTGGTCTTTGTGGTTTCTTGGCTAGCATTCGGTTTGGCTTTCTGGGTCATCGCCTTGCTCCACGGAGATTTGGATAACCCAGCTGGCGATGACAACTTCACGCCGTGCGTCCTGCAAGTCAACGGATTTGTGGCCGCCTTCCTCTTCTCTATTGAAACGCAGTCCACCATCGGCTATGGCTACCGATGCGTCACAGAGGAGTGCCCGGTTGCGGTCTTCATGGTGGTTTTCCAGTCTATCGTGGGCTGCATCATTGACTGCTTCATGATCGGCGCCATCATGGCAAAGATGGCGAGGCCTAAGAAACGAGCGCAAACGCTGTTGTTCAGTCACAACGCCGTCATCGCAATGCGGGACGGGAAACTATGCCTCATGTGGCGGGTGGGAAACCTCCGCAAGAGCCATATTGTAGAGGCCCACGTCAGGGCGCAGCTCATCAAGCCTCGGATCACAGACGAAGGGGAATATATTCCTCTAGATCAGATTGACATCAACGTGGGTTTTGACAAAGGTCTGGACAGGATTTTCTTGGTTTCGCCTATAACGATTCTCCACGAGATAGACGAGGAGAGCCCCCTTTTCGGGATAGGCAAGCAGGACCTGGAGTCGTCTGATTTTGAAGTGGTGGTCATCTTGGAAGGCATGGTGGAAGCAACAGCCATGACCACTCAGGCTCGCAGTTCCTATCTATCCTCCGAGATCCTTTGGGGGCACAGGTTCGAACCCGTCTTGTTTGAGGAGAAGAACCTCTACAAAGTGGATTACGCCCACTTTCACAAAACCTACGAGGTGCCGTCCACCCCACGTTGCAGTGCCAAGGACATGCTGGAGAATAAGTTTCTGGTTCCCACATCTAACTCCTTCTGCTACGAAAATGAGCTAGCTTTCCTCAACCGTGACGAAGAGGAGGACGACGGAGGGGGAGGGAGTCGGGGGCTAGCGAATCTCAGTCCGGACCGAAACAGTCGACATGAGTTTGAACGCTTGCAGGCCACCAGGACTCTGGATCAAAGGTCTTATCGCAGAGAGTCGGAAATATGA